One stretch of Planctomycetota bacterium DNA includes these proteins:
- a CDS encoding amino acid permease yields MHEPDRGDLRRVIGFWGGTALIVGITIGSGIFRKPYTLARDVGDPLVILAFWAGFGLVSLCGALALAELSSLLPRTGGVYVYLRAAYGDAVAFVFGWLYLLVTTPATIGALATFFTELLLGFLGRPPGSLPPAVPSVLAAGVIALLAAANLLGARFGTAIQGLFTLVKVAALAALTLACFATATGSLGNLAPSGRAVGWAALGSGAASVIWAYDGWIAVSMIAGEVVAPERLMKRIIIAGILAIVVLYVAANVGYFYAMPVDRMVSGGPDVPQRIVASLVGPAGATVLGACIMASVFGALNGNVLAKPRVVYAMARDGLTFGFLGRAHPRWGTPAAAILLQAGMAVALVFILRDFDALTTYFVVVEWFALLFAVGAVFVLRRRMPEAPRPFRTPGYPWVPLFFLAGTTAGLAAIVASELTAGRTAPLVGLGIALAGFPVYALWKRRPG; encoded by the coding sequence ATGCACGAGCCCGACCGGGGCGACCTCCGCCGCGTGATCGGCTTCTGGGGCGGAACGGCCCTCATCGTCGGGATCACGATCGGCAGCGGCATCTTCCGCAAGCCCTACACGCTCGCGCGCGACGTCGGCGATCCGCTCGTCATTCTGGCCTTCTGGGCGGGCTTCGGGCTGGTGAGCCTCTGCGGGGCGCTGGCTCTGGCGGAGCTGAGCTCGCTTCTGCCCCGGACGGGCGGCGTCTACGTCTACCTCCGGGCGGCCTACGGCGACGCGGTCGCGTTCGTTTTCGGCTGGCTCTACCTTCTCGTGACGACGCCTGCCACGATCGGCGCCCTGGCGACCTTTTTCACGGAGCTCCTGCTCGGCTTTCTGGGCCGCCCGCCCGGCAGCCTTCCCCCCGCCGTTCCTTCCGTCCTGGCCGCGGGCGTCATCGCCCTTCTCGCGGCGGCCAACCTGCTCGGCGCCCGTTTCGGCACGGCCATCCAGGGGCTCTTCACCTTGGTCAAGGTCGCCGCCCTCGCGGCCCTGACGCTGGCCTGCTTCGCGACCGCGACGGGGTCCCTCGGGAACCTCGCGCCGTCGGGCCGCGCCGTGGGCTGGGCCGCCCTCGGGAGCGGCGCGGCGAGCGTCATCTGGGCCTATGACGGCTGGATCGCCGTCAGCATGATCGCCGGCGAGGTCGTGGCTCCCGAACGCCTCATGAAACGCATCATCATCGCCGGGATCCTGGCGATCGTCGTCCTCTACGTGGCCGCCAACGTGGGTTACTTCTACGCCATGCCGGTCGATCGGATGGTCTCCGGAGGACCGGATGTCCCCCAGCGGATCGTCGCGTCCCTCGTGGGGCCCGCCGGCGCGACGGTTCTCGGAGCCTGCATCATGGCGAGCGTCTTCGGGGCGCTCAACGGGAACGTTCTGGCCAAGCCCCGCGTGGTCTACGCCATGGCCCGCGACGGGCTCACGTTCGGTTTCCTGGGACGCGCCCACCCGCGGTGGGGAACCCCGGCGGCGGCCATCCTCCTTCAGGCCGGCATGGCCGTGGCGCTCGTCTTCATCCTGCGCGACTTCGACGCGCTGACCACCTACTTCGTCGTCGTGGAGTGGTTCGCGCTCCTTTTCGCGGTGGGGGCGGTGTTCGTCCTGCGGCGCCGGATGCCCGAGGCGCCGCGCCCCTTCCGCACGCCGGGCTATCCGTGGGTGCCGCTCTTCTTCCTGGCGGGGACCACCGCGGGCCTGGCGGCGATCGTGGCCTCCGAACTGACCGCCGGCCGGACCGCCCCTCTCGTCGGCCTGGGCATCGCGCTGGCGGGGTTTCCGGTCTACGCGCTCTGGAAACGGCGGCCGGGATGA
- a CDS encoding VIT domain-containing protein: MKRSAMSAFLLLAAAGSAAAQGIVIPEDPKIPPLALERHHVRVEIHHPVATTEVEQIFVNHTDRPLEAQYVFPIPPGAAINRFTMLVNGQEKAGDLLERDEARRIYQQIVSRVQDPGLLEYLGGNLFRMSLFPIPAQGRQRITLRFDQVLSSHDGLTTYVYPLPAGPRDAASETGSFSMEIALRCPLPILTLYSPTHPVEIVRSGDREARVAFREPRGPRARSFQLYYSISEKELSFHVLTHRPDPREPGYFLLLIAPRWRAEASRVVERDFIFVLDTSGSMAGPKIQQARNALKHGLRTLGDGDRFAILRFSTGVEAWKREWVGAREGREAALAWIDALFVEGGTNIADALEAALAFPRDPSRPCSVVFLTDGKPTVGSTRDPGEILGRLKRARSGPAGASLRVFTWGVGYDVDTHLLDGMAEIGAGLSEYVRPEEDIEAKVSAFFARTARPVLANLEVGPLGDGVQFVDVYPRTLPDLYAGSTLILAGRYAGAGDTAVRLAGRLNETALVFDGEASFPAEETRHSFVARVWAMRRVGHLLDTIRRHGESPELLQDVVRLSREYGIPTPYTSALILEDGRGPVTDRSRPAAASVAEEPKGKALVNQFVGSGARATSEPEQDERLRREAAEAARALSDGFKEKSGRTAVETADALLKLKQAESAGEPLRVQAQRAAGTRFLFYRGFWVDERFEAEHAVTRLRFAGASYFRLLEKRPDLAEALRLGTSVIYVTAPGKALVVDPGGAETIPDEDLDALFRPAPAK, from the coding sequence ATGAAGCGCTCGGCGATGTCGGCGTTCCTTCTGCTGGCCGCCGCCGGATCCGCGGCGGCGCAGGGAATCGTCATTCCGGAGGATCCGAAGATTCCGCCGCTGGCCCTGGAACGGCACCACGTGCGGGTGGAGATCCACCACCCCGTGGCCACGACCGAAGTGGAACAGATCTTCGTCAACCACACGGACCGGCCCCTCGAGGCGCAGTACGTTTTCCCCATCCCCCCCGGCGCCGCGATCAACCGCTTCACGATGCTGGTCAACGGGCAGGAAAAGGCCGGCGATCTCCTCGAGCGCGACGAGGCGCGGAGGATCTATCAGCAGATCGTCTCCCGAGTCCAGGATCCGGGACTCCTCGAATACCTGGGCGGGAATCTTTTCCGCATGAGCCTGTTCCCCATTCCGGCGCAGGGACGCCAGCGGATCACGCTCCGGTTCGATCAGGTCCTGTCTTCCCACGATGGACTGACGACGTACGTCTATCCGCTCCCGGCGGGGCCCCGCGACGCGGCTTCGGAAACGGGCTCCTTTTCGATGGAGATCGCGCTGCGATGCCCCCTTCCGATCCTGACCCTTTACAGCCCCACTCATCCGGTGGAGATCGTCCGGTCCGGGGACCGGGAAGCGCGGGTCGCCTTCCGCGAACCCCGCGGCCCGCGAGCGCGGTCCTTCCAGCTCTACTATTCGATAAGCGAGAAGGAACTCTCCTTTCACGTCCTGACCCACCGGCCGGATCCCCGGGAACCGGGCTACTTCCTGCTCCTGATCGCCCCGCGGTGGCGCGCGGAAGCCTCCCGCGTCGTCGAACGGGATTTCATTTTCGTCCTCGATACCTCGGGCAGCATGGCGGGCCCGAAGATCCAGCAGGCGCGCAACGCCCTCAAGCACGGCCTCCGAACCCTCGGAGACGGGGACCGCTTCGCGATCCTGCGGTTCTCGACGGGCGTGGAGGCATGGAAGCGCGAGTGGGTCGGCGCCCGCGAGGGCCGCGAGGCGGCGCTCGCCTGGATTGACGCTCTCTTCGTCGAGGGGGGCACCAACATCGCCGACGCTCTGGAGGCGGCGCTGGCCTTTCCCCGCGACCCGTCCCGGCCGTGCTCTGTGGTCTTCCTGACGGACGGAAAACCCACGGTGGGTTCCACCCGCGACCCCGGCGAGATCCTGGGACGGCTGAAGCGGGCGAGGTCGGGTCCCGCCGGGGCGTCGCTGCGGGTGTTCACCTGGGGCGTGGGCTACGACGTGGACACGCATCTGCTGGACGGAATGGCCGAAATCGGGGCCGGCCTGTCCGAGTACGTCCGTCCGGAAGAAGACATCGAGGCGAAGGTCTCCGCCTTCTTCGCGCGGACGGCGCGGCCGGTCCTGGCGAATCTGGAGGTCGGACCGCTCGGGGACGGAGTCCAGTTCGTGGACGTCTATCCCCGGACGCTCCCCGACCTTTACGCGGGATCCACGCTGATTCTGGCGGGCCGATATGCGGGGGCGGGAGACACGGCCGTGCGGCTGGCGGGGCGGCTGAACGAGACGGCGCTCGTCTTCGACGGAGAAGCCTCCTTCCCCGCGGAGGAAACGCGGCATTCCTTCGTCGCCCGCGTCTGGGCGATGCGCCGCGTGGGTCACCTCCTCGATACGATCCGGCGCCACGGCGAGTCGCCGGAGCTCCTCCAGGACGTCGTGCGGCTCTCCCGCGAATACGGCATCCCCACGCCCTACACGAGCGCGCTGATCCTGGAGGACGGGCGCGGGCCGGTGACGGACCGGTCCCGCCCCGCTGCGGCGTCCGTCGCGGAAGAACCGAAGGGCAAGGCGCTCGTGAATCAGTTCGTCGGCAGCGGCGCCCGCGCGACTTCGGAGCCGGAACAGGACGAAAGGCTCCGGCGGGAAGCGGCGGAGGCCGCCCGGGCGCTCTCCGACGGCTTCAAGGAAAAGAGCGGCCGAACCGCGGTCGAGACGGCCGACGCTCTGCTCAAGCTCAAGCAGGCCGAATCGGCAGGTGAGCCTCTGCGCGTCCAGGCGCAGCGGGCCGCCGGAACGCGATTCCTCTTCTACCGCGGATTCTGGGTCGACGAGCGCTTCGAGGCGGAGCACGCGGTCACGCGCCTTCGCTTCGCCGGAGCGTCGTATTTCCGGCTGCTCGAAAAGCGGCCGGACCTGGCGGAAGCGCTTCGACTCGGAACGTCGGTGATCTATGTGACGGCGCCCGGCAAGGCGCTCGTCGTGGATCCCGGGGGCGCGGAGACGATCCCCGACGAGGATCTGGACGCGCTTTTCCGGCCGGCGCCGGCGAAGTAG
- a CDS encoding UbiA family prenyltransferase, protein MKTFLALLKLYRLPFVFTAVADSAAGYLVGLGSLSPNGWTLALLAAASAALYAFGMAANDLADLERDRAAAPRRVLPSGRLSPSAARAAALGALAVSALAAILAPGRGAAPRILVWAAAAGAVVLYDFFLRASWVMGSIRALNFLMGAAAAAADLKELAAPRETFHFAATSFVYVTALTAISRQEDRKEIRAPAIYLAVAAMGVAAAWAALLGPGISGAASPARWLVLLILVAGLSWRARGAVNRDGVMLLVRDGVGGIILLDAIYLLSAGFHDEGLAVAALVLPAALGVALFKKLP, encoded by the coding sequence ATGAAGACCTTCCTCGCCCTTCTGAAGCTCTACCGGCTGCCGTTCGTCTTCACCGCGGTGGCCGACAGCGCCGCCGGGTATCTGGTGGGGCTCGGTTCGCTCAGCCCGAACGGATGGACGCTGGCGCTCCTGGCGGCGGCCTCGGCGGCGCTCTACGCCTTCGGAATGGCGGCCAACGATCTGGCCGATCTCGAGCGCGACCGGGCGGCGGCCCCCCGGCGGGTCCTGCCCTCGGGACGGCTTTCGCCGTCCGCGGCGCGCGCGGCGGCGCTCGGGGCGCTGGCGGTTTCCGCGCTCGCGGCGATCCTGGCGCCGGGCCGGGGCGCCGCCCCCCGCATCCTCGTCTGGGCCGCCGCCGCCGGCGCCGTCGTGCTCTACGACTTCTTCCTGCGGGCTTCGTGGGTGATGGGCTCGATCCGCGCGCTCAATTTTCTCATGGGCGCGGCCGCCGCCGCGGCGGATCTCAAGGAACTGGCCGCGCCGCGCGAAACGTTCCACTTCGCGGCGACGAGCTTCGTGTACGTCACCGCCCTCACCGCGATCTCCCGCCAGGAGGACAGAAAGGAAATCCGGGCTCCGGCGATCTATCTGGCGGTGGCCGCCATGGGAGTCGCCGCCGCCTGGGCGGCGCTTCTCGGGCCCGGAATTTCGGGCGCCGCCTCTCCCGCCCGCTGGCTGGTCCTCCTCATCCTCGTCGCCGGCCTCTCCTGGAGGGCCCGCGGCGCCGTGAACCGCGACGGAGTGATGCTCCTCGTGCGCGACGGCGTGGGAGGGATCATTCTCCTCGACGCGATCTACCTTCTCTCCGCCGGGTTCCACGACGAAGGTCTGGCGGTCGCCGCCCTGGTGCTTCCGGCGGCCCTGGGCGTCGCGCTTTTCAAGAAGCTCCCCTGA
- a CDS encoding amidohydrolase family protein produces the protein MRRALWTVLLWAGCAGPESGEPFDLVVSGGRALDPETGLDAVRHVGIRGGTIAAVSPHPLRGGVEIDARGLVVAPGFIDLHSHGDVASVEADLANQARKAADGVTSALELEVGTADVDRWYADRAGRSLIHYGVSIGHIPVRMEVMGDSPAFLPPSSARANTVAASDDQVAEIRRRIERGLRRGAVAVGFGIQYTGAASRWEILEAFRAAAAFGASCHVHMRHNGRREPASSTAALQEAISAAFVTGAPLHVVHLHSTSGRLTARHLEILAEARARGLDVTTECYPYTFGMTNLNSGVFDGDWRAELEIDYPDVQWVATGERLTPETFARYRAQGGLVAIHSIPEDAVRAAVAHPLVLVASDGLAQNGRGHPRNAGTYARLLGRYVREEKTLSLMDAVRKSTLLPARRLERHAPVFRRKGRLQAGADADLVVFDPATVIDRATLEDPGRPPEGIRHVLVAGVPVVRDGKLQTGVSPGRPLRAPIRE, from the coding sequence ATGCGGCGAGCCCTCTGGACGGTCCTCCTCTGGGCGGGATGCGCGGGACCGGAATCCGGGGAACCCTTCGATCTCGTTGTGTCCGGAGGACGCGCCCTCGATCCGGAAACCGGCCTGGACGCCGTCCGCCACGTCGGAATCCGCGGCGGTACGATCGCCGCCGTGAGCCCGCACCCCCTGCGCGGCGGGGTCGAAATCGACGCCCGCGGGCTCGTCGTCGCCCCCGGCTTCATCGATCTGCACTCCCATGGCGACGTCGCCTCGGTCGAGGCGGATCTGGCCAACCAGGCGCGCAAGGCGGCCGACGGCGTCACTTCGGCCCTCGAGCTGGAGGTCGGGACGGCGGACGTGGACCGCTGGTACGCCGACCGCGCGGGCCGCTCCCTGATTCATTACGGCGTTTCGATCGGCCACATTCCCGTGCGGATGGAAGTGATGGGCGATTCCCCCGCGTTTCTTCCTCCCTCCTCGGCGCGGGCCAACACGGTGGCCGCCTCGGACGACCAGGTGGCCGAGATCCGGCGCCGGATCGAGCGGGGACTGCGGCGCGGAGCGGTCGCCGTGGGGTTCGGCATCCAGTACACGGGGGCGGCTTCGCGCTGGGAGATCCTCGAAGCCTTCCGCGCCGCGGCGGCGTTCGGCGCCTCCTGCCATGTCCATATGCGCCACAACGGCCGCCGCGAGCCCGCCAGCAGCACCGCCGCGCTTCAGGAAGCGATCTCCGCCGCGTTCGTGACCGGCGCGCCCCTCCATGTCGTGCACCTCCATTCCACGAGCGGCCGCCTCACCGCGCGCCACCTCGAAATCCTCGCGGAGGCCCGCGCCCGCGGGCTGGACGTCACGACCGAATGCTATCCCTACACCTTCGGCATGACGAACCTCAACTCCGGCGTCTTCGACGGCGACTGGCGCGCGGAACTCGAGATCGATTACCCCGACGTCCAATGGGTGGCCACCGGCGAGCGCCTCACCCCGGAGACGTTCGCCCGGTATCGCGCCCAGGGGGGCCTCGTCGCCATCCACTCCATCCCGGAGGACGCCGTCCGGGCCGCGGTGGCCCATCCCCTCGTCCTCGTCGCCAGCGACGGTCTGGCCCAGAACGGCCGCGGCCACCCGCGCAATGCGGGCACCTACGCGCGCCTTCTGGGACGCTACGTTCGAGAAGAGAAGACCCTGAGCCTGATGGACGCCGTCCGGAAAAGCACGCTCCTTCCCGCCCGCAGGCTGGAGCGCCACGCTCCGGTCTTCCGGCGCAAAGGCCGCCTCCAGGCGGGCGCCGACGCGGATCTCGTGGTCTTCGACCCCGCGACCGTCATCGACCGCGCGACCCTCGAGGATCCGGGCCGCCCGCCCGAGGGCATCCGGCATGTTCTCGTGGCCGGCGTCCCGGTCGTCCGCGACGGCAAGCTTCAGACCGGCGTCTCCCCGGGGCGGCCGCTCCGGGCGCCGATTCGGGAATGA
- a CDS encoding Rid family detoxifying hydrolase, producing the protein MRTPVLTDRAPKPVGPYSQAIVSGDLIFVSGQGPLDPATGKYTPGDVRAETRRTLENIKAILEAAGSSLDKVVKCNVYLRDIRDFAAMNEVYAAFFSAPAPARTTIQAGALPLGISVEIECIARR; encoded by the coding sequence ATGAGGACTCCCGTCCTGACCGACCGGGCTCCCAAGCCCGTGGGGCCGTATTCCCAGGCGATCGTCAGCGGCGACCTGATCTTCGTCTCCGGTCAGGGACCCCTGGATCCGGCGACCGGGAAGTACACGCCCGGGGACGTGCGCGCGGAGACGCGCCGGACGCTCGAGAACATCAAGGCGATCCTCGAGGCGGCCGGCTCGTCGCTCGACAAGGTCGTCAAGTGCAACGTCTATCTCCGGGACATCAGGGATTTCGCGGCGATGAACGAGGTATACGCCGCGTTTTTCTCCGCGCCGGCGCCGGCGCGGACCACGATCCAGGCGGGGGCGCTGCCCCTGGGGATCTCGGTCGAGATCGAGTGCATTGCGCGCCGGTGA
- a CDS encoding alanine racemase, whose translation MDALDLDTPALYVDLDALERNIRRMQAQCRAWGVALRPHVKTHKVPEIARMQLEAGAVGITVAKVGEAEVLPGDDVLIAYPLAPAKAERARELARQGRRVTVAVDSVEAAEAAGDLPALVEVDVGVGRCGVQDAESLVRVARACRRFEGLFYWPSWLDDEGFRRAAAKIEQGLEALGRAGLRARVVSGGSTPGASRTLLVPQTTEIRPGTYVFYDANSIVAGCASVSDCALRVLVTVVSTAVPGQCVIDGGSKTFSSDPTKDRGTFGLFPDRPEWTMGKMNEEHGYVRLGGGAPPRVGEKVWVIPSHVCATVNLHDEIWYGRGGRVEGKWAVAARGKIR comes from the coding sequence ATGGACGCCCTGGACCTGGACACCCCGGCGCTCTACGTCGACCTCGACGCGCTGGAGCGCAACATCCGGCGCATGCAGGCGCAGTGCCGCGCCTGGGGCGTGGCGCTCCGGCCGCACGTCAAGACCCACAAGGTGCCGGAGATCGCCCGGATGCAGCTCGAGGCCGGGGCGGTGGGGATCACCGTCGCCAAGGTGGGGGAGGCGGAGGTTCTCCCGGGAGACGACGTTCTCATCGCCTATCCCCTGGCGCCCGCCAAGGCGGAGCGGGCGCGCGAACTCGCCCGGCAGGGACGGCGGGTGACGGTGGCCGTCGATTCGGTGGAGGCGGCCGAGGCGGCGGGGGATCTGCCGGCGCTCGTGGAGGTCGATGTGGGGGTGGGGCGATGCGGGGTGCAGGACGCGGAGAGTCTCGTGCGCGTGGCGCGGGCCTGCCGGCGGTTCGAGGGGCTTTTTTACTGGCCCTCCTGGCTCGATGACGAAGGCTTCCGGCGCGCGGCGGCGAAGATCGAGCAGGGGCTCGAGGCGCTCGGCCGGGCGGGCCTCCGGGCGCGGGTGGTCTCCGGGGGCTCGACGCCCGGGGCGTCCCGCACGCTTCTGGTGCCGCAGACCACGGAGATTCGTCCGGGGACGTACGTCTTCTACGACGCCAACAGCATCGTCGCCGGATGCGCGTCGGTTTCCGACTGCGCGCTTCGGGTGCTCGTCACCGTGGTGAGCACCGCCGTGCCCGGTCAATGCGTCATCGACGGAGGGTCCAAGACGTTTTCGAGCGATCCGACGAAGGACCGGGGGACGTTCGGCCTTTTTCCCGACCGGCCGGAGTGGACGATGGGGAAGATGAACGAAGAGCACGGGTACGTGCGGCTGGGCGGCGGCGCGCCGCCCCGGGTGGGGGAGAAAGTGTGGGTGATTCCGAGTCACGTCTGCGCCACGGTGAACCTGCACGACGAGATCTGGTACGGCCGCGGCGGGCGGGTCGAAGGGAAGTGGGCGGTGGCCGCCCGCGGCAAGATCCGCTGA
- a CDS encoding phosphotransferase — translation MKVLSGGVSGDVVLTDEGHVRKQFLPRLKVAMEWTSDPRRVFREIESLRAWSRIVGPESVPRVLSVEPEAFAYTMEYAEGPSWKDLLMAGDVRRSIAHELGRRLALVHRRPDEEARRALAGPGYFYELRVEPYYETVRRVHPDLPIRADFRSETLVHGDYSPKNVLVHAGGLWVLDHEVAHWGDPAFDLAFMLNHLLIKSFVFADARYRDAARAFVDAYGPGPELEARTMAHVAVLMLARVDGKSPLAYLDEDQRRRLRALARRRILEPVERLERYF, via the coding sequence ATGAAGGTCCTTTCAGGCGGCGTGAGCGGCGACGTGGTGCTCACGGACGAGGGCCACGTGCGCAAGCAGTTCCTCCCGCGCCTCAAGGTGGCGATGGAGTGGACGAGCGACCCGCGCCGCGTCTTCCGGGAGATCGAAAGTCTGCGCGCCTGGTCCCGGATCGTGGGGCCCGAGTCCGTCCCGCGCGTCCTTTCGGTCGAGCCCGAGGCGTTCGCCTACACGATGGAGTACGCCGAGGGGCCCAGCTGGAAGGACCTCCTCATGGCGGGGGACGTGCGCCGCTCGATCGCCCACGAGCTCGGGCGCCGCCTGGCGCTCGTGCATCGCCGCCCCGACGAGGAGGCGCGCCGGGCCCTGGCGGGGCCCGGGTACTTTTACGAGCTTCGGGTGGAGCCCTACTACGAGACGGTTCGCCGCGTCCATCCGGACCTTCCGATCCGCGCGGACTTCCGGTCCGAGACGCTCGTGCACGGCGACTACAGCCCGAAGAACGTCCTCGTTCACGCGGGCGGCCTGTGGGTGCTCGACCACGAGGTGGCCCACTGGGGGGATCCCGCGTTCGATCTGGCGTTCATGCTCAATCATCTTCTGATCAAGTCCTTCGTCTTCGCGGACGCGCGGTACCGGGACGCGGCGCGGGCGTTCGTGGACGCCTACGGGCCCGGCCCGGAGCTGGAAGCCCGGACGATGGCCCACGTGGCGGTGCTCATGCTCGCCCGCGTGGACGGCAAGTCGCCGCTGGCGTATCTCGATGAAGATCAGCGGCGGCGCCTGCGCGCGCTGGCGCGCCGGCGGATCCTGGAGCCGGTCGAACGTCTGGAGCGGTACTTCTGA